In the Necator americanus strain Aroian chromosome X, whole genome shotgun sequence genome, attattattttgtacattttcacacattttcatttttacattttttccacttttttacatttttcgtacattttcatttttttgtacatTATGTTATTCcttatatgtatattattaaatttttcttttatttactattttatacatttcttttttattgtacaattttatattattacttattttcgAATCTATAAGAATAAGATATGAGAATAAGGTAACAATGACAAAGTATAACtacttaaattttcttttttaaatttataattttttaattttgataataaaataaaatttaatataataattttaataaatttttaaatttttttttcaattttaattctgatgatgttgtttttgtcTGCTAGTAATGCAAAGCAATAGCTATTGCTATCACTGTTATTGTtgctattattgttttttttttcgaattaaattaattaattgatttttcgaATCAATATTTTGATTTAAATAAATTCACTAATGCATTGCAGTGGAATTATGGGTTTACTTGCAAGGAACGCAATTGATATGAGTGGACTTTCAATGAGGATCACTCCAGAACGTATGCGAGTGGCTCATTTCACATTTCCAATCCGATATTTTCAGGTAATTTTCCCTCGCAAAGAACTCATCCAAGATTATATTTAAATCCACTTTAATCCAGAATAAATTCAATGTTTCCAGCAAGTGTACATTATTAATCGACCACCGGAAAATGATTTTCGTAATTTTATATTTGCATCATTCTCCTTAGAAGTATGGTTCATGCTTCTTATTACAATTTTAGGAGTTGCTATGTTgaggtgaagtttttttttcaggatttacATAAAATTGATACTCACCACATATTAACAAATATTAAAACATTCCAGAGAatattgatttaatttaataattttagatTTGTTATTGCTATTTTGTTAGAGAAACGGACTGCACCCACTACGAATATACTCACGAGTAGTATTTTGGCAAGTTATTCTCATGAAAATgcctcattttcttcaaatattttatgattttttttgaaatattcaacaatttttataGGAAACATATGGAATTATGCTCAAACAACGGGTTATTGATCCTACTGCAACATCTGCAATGgttggtgaaatttttcttctggaattttatGGTCATCTGAGTATCACACCGAAAAAATCgtttatggaaattttttcttgatataaatgcatttttttatgAGATGAAATATGTCAACAacataagaaaataaacaatacatCGACAAAAATAATgctagaaataaaagtaacaTTCACTTCAGTTTATAAACAGTGAATcaataacagtttttttccgaaaacagTAATTTTGAGGAGTTTGGCATGAGTTCGAAATGAGTTACCttgcaaaataaatttctttcacttgtcaaaaaaaaagaaagtttccaGTCATACCAGGAAAACTTTAATTTTCCGgaatcattttcttcataaattaCTATAGGTTCCCCAGTATTTCCTTCATTTAATTCTTagtatttttgttaattttttttttaaaaacagtgAACATTTCCCAGTACGAAGAGCTAGGATTTATTTCCttgatttatttctggatcATTATCTTTGACTTTTTTAAAGTCCGTCTGTACATTCTTATTCCCTGCAAATTTGTTGctaattttttcatcaaacGAAATATATGCAAAGAGTTAAAGTGGAGGCAACTGAGGTGAGTTCGACTACTAATTTCTGAATAATCTGTAAAAATTCCATTAAGGTGCTGGAAGCGGTTCTGATAGCTGCAATGGTAGTAGTTAGTCAGTATTATCAATCCTCAATGAACTCAAAACTCACTGCACCGTCAACCTCAGCGATTCCTTTTTATCATCAGGATGAACTGTTAAGtaagtttattttcattagaaaaaagcATCGGTTGAAAATCAACCAACGtctcaaatttgaaatttttgtagcACTTTTGGAACAGAAGAAACGTTATTTGACCTACTACGTGAATTTGGAATTGGAAGGATCAAACGAAAGGAACATGGAACGTATAAAAAAGATTATGAAGTATAATCCGGTGATAACACACGAAAACGAGCACGATCTTATTGCGGAGATAAAGTTAGTTCCTACTTCTCAACATTTGACAACAATTACCAGTTAAAACCaccattattactattaattactatttattattatttctatcaaAGCGTCTGTGTGTAaggtgtctgacgttaatcaatccgcttggaacgGATTCGtcgccacgttcacttcaatccaggattgtttgatttttacgaaagtgtaactggcctatagaatgaaccatccgatgatcaagtcatttttttaccttcccagaaaaaaaaaatctggtaaCAATTTATTGAATCCGGAGGGACGAGAAGCATAGTTGGAACTACAACCTGAAATCGATCATGCAGACTGCGaaacctcttatcgactgcgaTACACCCGCCTACGCATgtcactattattttttattacttacctttatttacttaattactTATCCTCTATTATTTGGATTTGCGACCTATAACTTTTACAAACTCTGAAGAACTCTAAAAACTCCAAACTTTAAACTCTCGttctttaaagacatcaccccatgaatctgggatggtgcagGACTCAGGTGGATTATACCTATAGGGGGTCGAAGATTGTGGgaggaggtgattctgtccatttcttcctaattgctgtaaaaaaaggggccggaagatacgacgcgtgcacacggctggcgcgctccaatcgaactcgttgtagaaaatagtgccccTGGCGCACGAGGCcccatcttccgggtcgtttttttacggcaattaggaagaaatggacagaatcacccttctctccttaatttacgatcccgtatacgaatactccacctgaaatccgtaccactccagattcatggggtgatgcctttaagttataACTTCAATTTCATGCCTACTTTACAGTAACCTTTCAAAAACTCTCTTGCAtttcatccacaaaaaaaggatatgtGCTTTCCTTCGACTGGATATAAGTGTAGTCTACGTTTTGGGAttcagtcaattttttttccgtttcttaACGTTTGAACCAGTTCAACTACAGTTTTATGAGTATCGATGTGTAAAATACATAGAGGGTGTAGATGTATGAGGTGTtcagttgaaaaataaaaatatgtcatGTCTTGTAAATTTTATCTCCacctctcttctttttgcacTTAAACGAATGGTTTTCCAAGGAAAAGTGTGATTTATAGGTTTCTATAGGAGTTTTATTTGGTTTACGTTGCAGACTTTCTTTGGAGGTGGTGAGGAAGTTCACTCATTGTTCCTTTGAATTTAACTTATGGTTGGTGTAgaaacaccattttttttaaatgtatctCTCGTCATTTGTGACTATTTTACTagagagaaaattaaaaaaaattcggaatGATTTTTCTACACTCCATTGAGACTCAGTTTTCATAATGTGCGcgtttctttttggaaaattcactcaaaaaatcaatttaaaaaataaaaaataacaacaaaaatgattaaaaaattaacaaataaattatcaAAGTGTCAGATATTAGAATATCAAAAGTCAAAATGAAAATCGTTCCATAAAGCTATTGGAGAACGAATAGAATTAGTACAAAATTTGTTAAAGTTGAAATTTGGAGAGCTTCGGAATCTACTTAAGCTTTCAGACATTTTGTATCATTTATAAattttgaacgtttttttttttggttctttcaaaatttcaattccgGTAAAATATGTGATTGAGTTTATCTGccgaaagagaagaaaaaaattgaagcagaTGTTGTTTGCTGTTCGTCGAGTTTTTATGAGAAATCCTCATCCATTTACCACTTCATCGTGAGCTAATATTTACTTCGCACTCCTTCTTCCATCTGTTAGCTCTTACTGATCTCTTCGATTGATCTACGACAGctagaaaaattctaagagAGAACACAGGGAGTAGGGAcgagtagtttttttccacgaaaaaaaaaaccatatccTTAACATCTCTATACACGTACGGTAGACTATCTGTTTATAGGATTGTAAGAGGATGAAATGACTATTTTCTGGAATGCCATTAGAAATAGTGGtgggaaataagaaaaagaatagtgGTATTCCAAGATTTGTCGAATACCGAAGCATCAGAAATTTTTGGCACTTTCAAAGGTTTTTAAGAAGGCTTTTTGTCaacaatttcacaaaaatatcaCTTCCTAGTATAAGGATAGAAAGATATActttttggcgttaatcaattcgcttcgGATGCACCCCTTAAGCATAACTCTAGCATAAATAGTATAACTAATATAGTTTCTAGTATAACTTATGTGTAAATAGTCTAATATTGCTATTTGAAGTCATCCCAAAACTCTTATAATCCATATTTTAGCCCTAATACTTGAAaattcaacttttcttttatagCCATGTTTTCCTCAGTGTTTCAGTACTTCGGGTCCCATTTCAAATGTTCTACCCCGACTGTACTTCTGCATGTAAATAATGGATATagtacgaaaaaataaataatcaattaaAATCCCAATGGTTGTACAGTGGATTTTTCACCTATTCTGAATAGtctgaaaaaattacttgaatTAAGAGATTtaaaatattgttattatttatatcattaacttattattattattaaaatagtttgtttacaaaaaatcacaaaatagtGAAATCATATATGcggctatttttatttcgacaAATTCAGTACAAGAATATCCCAAAATCATTCACCTCAACGATTCTCTCGACCTGATATTGTTAGTGTTTAAAgtattttcacgttttttttcgtgtactTTGTCTTCAAGGATTTAAATTGTATTGTTATTGCTAATTCCAGAAGAGGAGGTGTTTTCTACTCCACTTATGACATCGAATTTCTTCCACAACCCGTAAGCAGCTGGGATCGCAAGCAAGGTTTGACGGTTATACGCGATACTACTGGAATAATTAGTTATTCCGCTTTCGGATTCAGTTCCGGAAATCAAAAATTGTGTCGAGTgtgagttttatttatttatttattcatttgtttgtttgtttatttatttacaataatagtgcttcaaaaaaaggagacaatattttgttctagtcgaaacaaaaggaaaaagaattttgcactcaatttttcttctcgtaaaaaaattgacacaGCCCTTCTTTTAGCAAGTAAACAGATAAACATGTCGTTCTTCTTCTTGGCCAACCACCATAGTCCAGGCAAGAAGAAAGGCACGTTTGGGAACCTGGATAAATCCGTCCTGAGATCTCAAGCAAAAAGGTCACTAACTTCcctaaataaatgagtaaataagtgaagtaaatgaataataaataataataaatggataaatagTCAACGAATCCGAAACAACACCTATTTTTTCGTCACTTCAACAGGGATACATCTGaatacaaaaatgaacaacacCTGCATTTTTCCTGAGAACTGTTCCTGAACATTGTTACAAGgaaacagaaattaaaaattttaattttttttaagcttcAATAAGGCATTAACAGAAGTCCTTCCTGGTATTCCACAAGTCACTCTTAATGCTGGATATGCTAAAAAGAAAGCAGCAGAAGACAGTACAATTCAGgtacttttttatctttaaatAGAATCATTAGCGTTTCCTGTtcataatttaaattaaattttcaatttaggCTAAAAAAACACCTTTATCGCTCAAATATCATCTGGAacaactttttctcatttttatcatATCATCGTCTGCttcaattgttatttttatagcTGAATTAATTGTATTTCGTGGAAAACGatattttcatagaaaatccTACAGAATGCGACGTTCACAAAATCACCTTGATCCACCTGTCTCATTCATTCAAATGTCAGAGCTCtaaatatttgtttctttttttgctgtacaAATTGATCGCctattttttgtgttctttgtTCTCTGCGTCAGATTTCTTATTGGAATAAAATGCTAATTAAActatttaaatgatttttattaCTTAATTTGGTCTATTCTGACCTAAAAGTATACAGCgttttttacttcactttaAAAACCATCCTcacttgtgaaaaaaaagtaaaactagaCAGTTTAACCTTTAAAA is a window encoding:
- a CDS encoding hypothetical protein (NECATOR_CHRX.G21636.T1) yields the protein MPSPLGRPIRVGVFEHDPDAFNCFRLLPHRNCSKPGAEIEIIRIVMELLDWEWEIVDTAAEFDVINDFGTQTPEGDFSGIMGLLARNAIDMSGLSMRITPERMRVAHFTFPIRYFQETYGIMLKQRVIDPTATSAMVLEAVLIAAMVVVSQYYQSSMNSKLTAPSTSAIPFYHQDELLTLLEQKKRYLTYYVNLELEGSNERNMERIKKIMKYNPVITHENEHDLIAEINFNKALTEVLPGIPQVTLNAGYAKKKAAEDSTIQAKKTPLSLKYHLEQLFLIFIISSSASIVIFIAELIVFRGKRYFHRKSYRMRRSQNHLDPPVSFIQMSEL
- a CDS encoding hypothetical protein (NECATOR_CHRX.G21636.T2) encodes the protein MPSPLGRPIRVGVFEHDPDAFNCFRLLPHRNCSKPGAEIEIIRIVMELLDWEWEIVDTAAEFDVINDFGTQTPEGDFSGIMGLLARNAIDMSGLSMRITPERMRVAHFTFPIRYFQETYGIMLKQRVIDPTATSAMVLEAVLIAAMVVVSQYYQSSMNSKLTAPSTSAIPFYHQDELLTLLEQKKRYLTYYVNLELEGSNERNMERIKKIMKYNPVITHENEHDLIAEINFNKALTEVLPGIPQVTLNAGYAKKKAAEDSTIQDVTHRDEEVISQKELSYQKTDFTCFNTT